A region from the Algoriphagus machipongonensis genome encodes:
- a CDS encoding transmembrane-type terpene cyclase gives MTTSSLFIALCGIGWIVAYVDALRIGFRDKTYSIPFITLALNLTWEIHYTVQGYFVFGYHVSTIVNFLWVWIDIGILYTYFKYGRKEVKANDTVFYLQAFIFLILSSVFHYYTFEWLGIVQGALYIGFSINFVMSFLFIRMFYRRGGGHGQSLLIAISKCFGTFSSTVLIGMIGSKTAGGINKHILYLGLIIFVVDLFYIYLLVQDKKSTKKVLQPKA, from the coding sequence ATGACTACTAGTTCTTTGTTTATAGCCTTGTGCGGTATAGGTTGGATAGTGGCGTATGTCGATGCATTACGAATAGGTTTTAGAGATAAAACTTATTCCATTCCATTTATAACCCTAGCATTAAATCTCACTTGGGAAATCCATTACACGGTACAGGGTTATTTTGTGTTTGGGTATCATGTATCCACAATAGTTAACTTTTTATGGGTATGGATAGACATTGGAATTCTATATACTTATTTCAAGTATGGTCGGAAGGAAGTCAAAGCCAATGACACGGTATTTTATCTTCAGGCATTTATTTTCCTGATTCTATCTTCTGTATTCCATTATTATACCTTTGAGTGGCTCGGAATAGTCCAAGGAGCTCTCTACATCGGTTTTTCTATCAATTTTGTGATGTCTTTCCTTTTTATTCGGATGTTTTACCGAAGAGGCGGAGGTCATGGACAATCCTTGCTGATAGCTATCTCAAAATGCTTTGGTACTTTCTCTTCTACCGTATTAATCGGTATGATTGGATCAAAAACTGCCGGTGGAATCAACAAGCATATCCTTTATCTAGGGCTGATCATTTTTGTGGTAGATTTATTCTATATCTACCTCTTAGTCCAAGACAAGAAATCAACAAAAAAAGTATTACAACCGAAGGCCTAA
- a CDS encoding serine hydrolase → MSTRLFTFLFLSLLGFLVSCQQKTEQKADFKELVSAQIASIQGDVAVAFINLSDPSDNLMIQADEEFHAASTMKVPVMIELFKQEEEGKLNLDDSILLVNEFKSIVDGSSYSMDIGDDSDDIIYNKIGTKVSLNDLMYNMITVSSNLATNVLIELVDAKKVTATMRDLGAAKIEVLRGVEDQKAYDLGLSNSTTARDLLEIMEAIALNEAGTQEDCQEMISILKDQKFNEIIPFHLPEGVSVAHKTGSITGVHHDAGIVYLPDGRSYVLVLLSKNLADFDKGTEQLAGISQTIYEHMMSEN, encoded by the coding sequence ATGTCTACCCGTCTATTCACTTTCCTGTTTCTCTCACTATTAGGTTTTCTTGTCTCTTGCCAACAGAAAACTGAGCAAAAAGCGGATTTTAAAGAGCTCGTTTCCGCCCAAATTGCCTCTATTCAAGGTGATGTGGCTGTGGCTTTCATTAATCTTTCCGACCCTTCTGATAATTTGATGATCCAGGCAGATGAGGAGTTTCATGCGGCAAGTACCATGAAAGTCCCTGTGATGATCGAATTATTCAAACAAGAGGAAGAGGGCAAACTCAATCTCGATGATTCTATTTTACTGGTCAATGAATTTAAAAGTATTGTGGATGGTAGTTCCTATAGCATGGATATAGGAGATGACAGCGATGATATTATTTACAACAAAATAGGCACGAAAGTCTCACTCAATGACCTCATGTATAACATGATTACTGTGAGTAGCAACCTTGCTACCAATGTTCTGATAGAATTGGTGGATGCAAAAAAAGTTACGGCTACCATGCGAGATTTAGGCGCTGCTAAAATTGAAGTGCTACGTGGAGTTGAAGACCAAAAGGCTTATGACTTAGGATTAAGTAACTCCACCACAGCTCGGGACCTATTAGAAATCATGGAAGCTATTGCTTTAAATGAGGCAGGTACTCAGGAAGATTGTCAAGAGATGATTTCTATCCTCAAGGATCAGAAATTCAATGAAATCATTCCATTTCATCTTCCGGAGGGAGTTTCTGTAGCTCATAAAACAGGTTCCATCACAGGTGTGCATCATGATGCAGGAATCGTTTATCTACCAGATGGACGCAGCTATGTATTGGTCTTGCTTTCAAAAAATTTAGCAGATTTTGACAAGGGAACGGAACAATTGGCCGGGATTTCCCAAACCATTTATGAACATATGATGAGTGAAAACTGA
- a CDS encoding amidohydrolase family protein, producing the protein MKYLLTFCLGLIFLSSSVFSQVKLNPAPDRRADEGEGPYDRLIIRGAIVIDGTGAPPAGPADIVIEGNKIVEIRQVGVPNVPIEDQGRPQGATKEIDAHGSYILPGFINLHAHVGGAEKSPNSEYPYKLWMANGITTIRGVPAANVAWTQSEKKRSASNEIVAPRIVAFHTLGQGEDWKGGPVYTPEKAQEWVQWAAAQGVEGIKFFNHDPAVLKAAIDAAHENNMGTVAHIAQPMVAQTNALDAARMGLDVLTHYYGLFEALYKDEDVQHWPAEFNYNDEQHRFSQVAYQWDKIHPRGSERWNALIEEFLENDFILDPTMTAYLAGRDLMRERNAEWHKEYTLPSLWDFYTPNRENHGSYFYNWTSWDETAWRNFYKVWMSFLNDYKNAGGRVTVSDDASFIYNLWGFGYIEEMELLQEAGFHPLEVIRGATLHAAQAIFEPKGKPIEFGVIRPGLLADLIIVDENPIENLKVLYGTGFLKLNDETGKMERVGGIKYTIKDGIVYDAVQLREDIKEMVKNN; encoded by the coding sequence ATGAAATATCTCCTAACTTTTTGTCTTGGGCTAATATTCCTCAGCTCAAGCGTATTTTCCCAAGTTAAACTCAATCCAGCTCCTGATCGAAGAGCTGATGAAGGAGAAGGGCCTTACGATCGATTAATTATCCGCGGTGCCATTGTAATCGATGGAACAGGTGCACCTCCAGCAGGCCCTGCAGATATTGTGATTGAAGGCAATAAAATTGTAGAAATCCGCCAAGTTGGTGTGCCGAATGTGCCCATAGAAGATCAAGGTCGCCCCCAAGGAGCGACCAAGGAAATCGATGCTCACGGCTCCTATATCTTACCGGGTTTTATCAATCTTCACGCACACGTGGGTGGGGCGGAAAAATCACCAAATTCAGAGTATCCATATAAACTTTGGATGGCCAATGGAATTACTACAATCCGAGGAGTCCCCGCAGCAAATGTAGCATGGACCCAAAGTGAGAAAAAGCGATCCGCCTCAAACGAAATTGTGGCTCCTAGAATCGTTGCCTTCCATACTTTAGGACAGGGTGAAGATTGGAAAGGAGGACCTGTTTATACGCCTGAAAAAGCCCAAGAATGGGTCCAATGGGCAGCAGCACAAGGTGTAGAAGGAATTAAATTTTTCAATCATGATCCTGCTGTCTTGAAAGCTGCAATAGATGCTGCTCATGAAAATAACATGGGAACTGTAGCCCATATAGCACAACCTATGGTAGCTCAAACCAACGCTTTGGATGCAGCAAGAATGGGATTAGATGTTTTGACTCATTACTATGGTCTTTTCGAAGCACTATATAAAGATGAGGATGTCCAGCATTGGCCAGCAGAATTTAATTACAATGATGAGCAACATCGTTTTAGCCAAGTTGCTTACCAATGGGATAAAATTCACCCAAGAGGAAGTGAAAGATGGAATGCTTTGATCGAAGAGTTTTTGGAAAATGACTTCATCCTAGATCCTACCATGACTGCCTACCTAGCAGGAAGAGATCTGATGCGCGAAAGAAATGCGGAATGGCATAAGGAATATACTTTACCTAGCTTATGGGATTTCTATACACCGAACAGAGAAAACCACGGTTCCTATTTTTACAATTGGACTTCTTGGGATGAAACAGCTTGGAGGAACTTCTATAAAGTTTGGATGTCCTTCTTAAATGACTACAAGAATGCAGGTGGAAGGGTCACTGTTAGTGACGATGCTTCATTTATTTATAATTTGTGGGGTTTTGGATACATAGAAGAAATGGAATTGCTTCAAGAGGCTGGTTTTCATCCTTTGGAGGTTATCAGAGGAGCTACCTTACATGCAGCACAGGCGATTTTTGAACCTAAAGGAAAACCCATTGAATTTGGTGTGATTAGACCAGGACTACTTGCTGACTTGATCATTGTGGATGAAAATCCGATTGAAAATTTAAAAGTCCTCTATGGCACAGGTTTTCTCAAACTTAATGATGAAACAGGAAAAATGGAGCGAGTTGGAGGTATAAAATACACAATCAAAGATGGAATCGTTTATGATGCTGTCCAGCTTAGGGAAGATATCAAAGAAATGGTGAAAAATAACTGA
- a CDS encoding FAD-binding protein: MKRKDFIKTTSLAMAGGFLSPFLACTPKETSKEEFQEIIRKNWAGNYTYQAKTLLEPQSVEELQEIVRKQGKQKALGSKHCFNNIADSPESQISTKNLNKWINLDEENKTLTVEAGARYGDFSEELYQKGYALHNLASLPHITVAGACATATHGSGVKNGNLATSVISIELVTPSGELVNLNRDDPGFPAVVVGLGAFGIISKVTLELQDAFDVRQDVFQDLPLAAVESNFEEIMSAGYSVSLFTNWMDNNVSEVWVKRRMDTNPQNLGDDFYGAKAATKNLHPIVELSAEACSEQMGIPGPWYDRLPHFKMGFTPSAGDELQSEYFVPRANAVEAILAVEKLKEEIYPHLMITEIRTIAADGFWMSPCYHQDCISIHFTWKPKTKEVMETLPKIENALAPFGVKPHWGKLFTISPAILHVLYEKFPEYLALAKQYDPEGKFRNSYLDLNIY, from the coding sequence ATGAAAAGGAAAGATTTTATTAAGACAACTTCTCTGGCCATGGCAGGAGGATTTTTGTCACCCTTTTTGGCTTGCACCCCAAAAGAAACTAGCAAGGAAGAATTTCAGGAAATCATTCGGAAAAATTGGGCCGGGAATTATACTTACCAAGCAAAAACCCTTTTAGAACCCCAGTCTGTTGAAGAACTTCAGGAAATTGTCCGAAAACAAGGGAAACAAAAAGCATTGGGCTCCAAACATTGCTTCAATAATATTGCAGATAGTCCGGAAAGTCAGATCTCCACAAAAAACCTAAATAAGTGGATCAATCTCGATGAAGAAAATAAAACCTTAACAGTAGAGGCCGGTGCAAGATATGGTGATTTTTCGGAGGAGCTTTACCAAAAGGGTTATGCACTCCATAACTTGGCCTCTCTACCTCATATCACTGTTGCCGGCGCTTGTGCTACAGCCACCCATGGTTCCGGTGTCAAAAATGGAAATCTTGCTACGTCTGTAATCTCTATAGAACTCGTGACACCTTCAGGAGAGCTCGTGAATTTAAATCGTGATGATCCTGGTTTTCCAGCCGTTGTAGTTGGGTTGGGAGCTTTTGGAATTATCAGCAAAGTAACATTGGAATTACAAGATGCTTTTGATGTCAGGCAAGATGTCTTTCAAGATTTACCTTTAGCGGCAGTGGAAAGCAACTTTGAGGAAATCATGTCTGCAGGATATAGTGTGAGTTTGTTTACCAACTGGATGGATAACAACGTGAGCGAAGTATGGGTAAAAAGAAGAATGGATACCAATCCACAGAACTTAGGAGATGATTTCTATGGAGCAAAGGCGGCAACCAAAAATCTCCACCCTATTGTAGAATTATCAGCAGAAGCATGCTCTGAACAAATGGGGATTCCAGGGCCTTGGTACGATAGGCTCCCTCATTTCAAAATGGGTTTCACTCCCAGTGCAGGAGATGAATTACAATCAGAATATTTTGTACCAAGGGCAAATGCCGTTGAGGCAATCCTAGCAGTGGAAAAATTAAAGGAAGAAATCTATCCCCACTTAATGATTACAGAAATTAGAACCATTGCAGCTGATGGTTTTTGGATGAGTCCCTGCTATCACCAAGATTGTATCTCCATTCACTTTACTTGGAAGCCAAAAACTAAAGAGGTCATGGAAACCTTGCCAAAAATCGAAAATGCTCTGGCACCTTTTGGAGTTAAACCACACTGGGGAAAGCTTTTCACAATCTCCCCTGCTATCCTCCATGTTTTGTACGAAAAGTTTCCAGAATATTTGGCTTTAGCTAAGCAATATGATCCTGAAGGTAAATTCAGAAACAGTTATTTGGACTTAAATATTTACTAA
- a CDS encoding xanthine dehydrogenase family protein molybdopterin-binding subunit, translating into MKKDISKIATINRREFLKSSGGIALFIGASGLFPVMVSCTDQKKLKEQFEKHSVSAWVQLTEDGGLTIYNPAAEMGQGSMTSLPLIFAEEMDADWSKVKVEFSPQESDIYGSPGWSPDSKLMFTVGSRTTNSYFTTMRKAGAQARYILLHSAAKHWELPISELKTSKSVITHEASGNEISYGELIPYLTTPESFPDFTEKEIKKVSDFNLIGQDVPRTEIPAKVDGTAQFAIDVRLPDMVYGVLERGKRHGAKPTLLNESEILEQPGIIKIVPFDYAIGLIAQTLEQALLAKNLLKIEWSESASSGFNSDEIYSEYEKVAEGTKNGEVIVDEGDVNNARQNSSKTYSCDFKNDYVYHAQLEPLNAVIQVSKDLQKAEVWVGSQQGADTKLGVPRILGVPPENVNVHLQYLGGGFGRRSLSDFVEECAILAKEMAPKPVKLIWTREDDLRYGTFRPMSLQRVKASIDSKGEINSFSHTVVGDGGNLVASGIRNSHYAIPNQFADWRETTHGVRLKHWRSVGHGANKFAIESMLDQVALDQNIDPVALRRKLMSDSPRALATLEKAVEMSHWAGASPEGRAKGISFVEHGSLGTGICEISLDRTTGKIKVHRFWIALDAGIIVQPDNVKAQMEGGIMMGMSSALQERISIVNGEVQQSNFNDYSLLRMEDCPDSIEIALIDSEEHPEGVGETSTPMVAGAISNAFLKLTGKPLTHIPFTPERVLEALNS; encoded by the coding sequence ATGAAGAAAGATATCTCCAAAATAGCGACTATCAACCGTAGGGAATTTTTAAAATCCTCCGGTGGAATTGCTCTTTTCATTGGTGCCTCGGGTTTATTTCCAGTCATGGTTTCCTGTACCGATCAAAAGAAGCTAAAAGAACAATTTGAAAAGCATTCAGTCTCTGCCTGGGTTCAGTTAACAGAAGATGGAGGCCTGACAATCTATAATCCTGCTGCAGAGATGGGGCAAGGTTCCATGACTTCCCTGCCTTTGATTTTCGCAGAGGAAATGGATGCCGACTGGTCCAAAGTAAAGGTAGAATTCTCTCCTCAGGAATCTGATATTTATGGTTCTCCCGGTTGGTCCCCAGATAGCAAGCTAATGTTTACCGTCGGAAGCAGAACCACCAATAGCTACTTTACCACCATGCGTAAAGCAGGTGCACAAGCACGATATATTTTACTTCACTCAGCAGCCAAACATTGGGAGCTGCCTATTTCTGAGTTGAAGACCTCAAAAAGTGTTATTACTCATGAAGCTTCAGGCAATGAAATCAGCTATGGAGAATTGATTCCCTATTTAACTACCCCTGAGAGTTTTCCGGATTTTACCGAGAAGGAAATCAAAAAGGTTTCCGATTTTAATCTAATAGGCCAGGATGTTCCCCGCACAGAAATCCCTGCAAAAGTAGATGGAACGGCACAATTTGCCATCGATGTCCGCCTTCCCGATATGGTTTATGGCGTCTTGGAAAGGGGAAAAAGACATGGTGCAAAGCCCACTTTACTCAACGAATCAGAAATTTTAGAACAGCCTGGAATTATCAAAATTGTACCCTTTGATTATGCCATTGGGCTCATAGCCCAAACTTTAGAACAGGCATTATTGGCCAAAAATTTATTGAAAATAGAGTGGAGCGAATCGGCTTCTTCTGGGTTTAACTCAGATGAAATTTATTCAGAATATGAAAAAGTAGCCGAAGGGACCAAAAATGGAGAAGTCATTGTTGACGAAGGTGATGTAAATAATGCGAGGCAGAATTCTTCCAAAACCTATTCTTGCGATTTTAAGAACGACTATGTGTACCATGCGCAGCTGGAACCTTTGAATGCAGTTATTCAAGTTTCGAAGGATTTGCAAAAAGCAGAAGTATGGGTTGGTAGCCAGCAAGGAGCGGACACCAAATTGGGAGTCCCAAGAATCTTAGGTGTTCCACCCGAAAATGTAAACGTTCATTTACAATACCTTGGTGGCGGATTTGGGAGAAGAAGCTTGAGTGATTTTGTTGAAGAATGTGCCATTCTGGCAAAAGAAATGGCTCCCAAACCAGTAAAACTTATATGGACACGGGAAGATGACCTTCGATATGGTACTTTCCGTCCTATGTCCCTCCAGCGAGTGAAAGCAAGCATCGACTCCAAGGGAGAAATCAACAGCTTTTCCCATACAGTTGTGGGTGATGGAGGAAATTTGGTTGCCAGCGGAATACGTAATAGCCATTATGCCATCCCCAATCAATTTGCTGATTGGCGTGAAACCACTCATGGTGTACGATTAAAGCACTGGAGATCTGTGGGTCATGGAGCGAATAAATTTGCCATAGAAAGCATGTTGGACCAAGTTGCTTTAGATCAAAATATAGATCCCGTGGCACTTAGGAGAAAGTTAATGAGCGATTCACCAAGAGCATTAGCCACCCTAGAGAAAGCAGTGGAAATGTCTCATTGGGCAGGGGCAAGTCCGGAAGGCAGAGCCAAAGGAATCTCTTTTGTAGAGCATGGTTCTCTTGGAACCGGCATCTGTGAAATTTCTCTCGATAGAACTACTGGTAAAATTAAAGTTCACCGTTTTTGGATCGCCTTGGATGCTGGAATTATCGTTCAGCCAGATAATGTAAAAGCACAAATGGAAGGAGGGATCATGATGGGTATGAGCAGTGCACTACAAGAAAGAATAAGCATTGTGAATGGAGAAGTCCAACAATCCAATTTCAATGACTACTCTCTTTTACGAATGGAAGATTGCCCAGATAGCATTGAAATAGCTTTGATTGATTCAGAAGAACACCCAGAAGGGGTTGGTGAAACATCTACTCCTATGGTAGCCGGAGCAATTTCAAATGCCTTCCTCAAATTAACTGGAAAACCCCTGACTCATATTCCATTTACCCCAGAGCGTGTTCTGGAAGCATTAAATAGCTAA
- a CDS encoding (2Fe-2S)-binding protein yields the protein MASYTLDINNQKYPVEVEEGTSLLWVIREHLGLTGTKYGCGIAQCGACTIHVDGNPMKACVLPVNNFANGEKITTIEGLSENGDHPVQKAWIEAQAPQCGYCHSGQIMQAVNLLENNPNPSREEIKEHMNGNLCRCGTYLRIIKAIELAAQNK from the coding sequence ATGGCTTCTTATACATTAGATATCAACAATCAAAAATATCCAGTGGAGGTAGAGGAAGGGACTTCTTTGCTCTGGGTAATCAGAGAACACCTTGGTCTGACTGGGACCAAATATGGATGTGGAATTGCACAATGCGGAGCCTGTACCATCCACGTTGATGGAAATCCGATGAAAGCCTGTGTTTTACCGGTAAATAACTTCGCAAACGGAGAAAAAATAACAACCATTGAAGGCTTATCTGAAAATGGAGACCATCCGGTTCAAAAGGCATGGATTGAAGCTCAAGCTCCTCAATGTGGATATTGTCATTCTGGTCAAATCATGCAGGCTGTAAACTTGCTGGAAAATAACCCTAACCCAAGCAGAGAGGAGATCAAAGAACACATGAATGGTAATTTATGCCGCTGTGGGACCTACCTACGAATCATTAAAGCCATTGAATTGGCTGCCCAAAACAAATAA
- a CDS encoding ATP-grasp domain-containing protein: protein MAKCFALIGWSLPVIESMQKTGRPFVVVSFPDFEPYAAENNIPFVSYQLDEWSDTSNSINLYEKLKAFDADVAVPLYEETVEWAGALNSIYRGDPRVLNRAFLFRNKAMMKRKALIGGLRVGLFEEVYNKEGVKAFMKRLNQANLQLDGEEDSWVHIKPFASAGTVGHRLLRSMSDVDEKCEEGDFPCLAESHLPGREFSCEAFINKGKIRFLNITEYVKLGYSNFIPEGRYLESKRDLIHKEVQKMVDIFGIEYGMVHPEWFLTENDELNFGETACRIPGGHILELCSKSYEFDALAAFVICHDPNITEEELDEIFPAKDFKPKNYHGNVMIYPRKRQFSKLEIPESLNEEPYFVEHTLVAPLEGQKLSSDRDGFGNHFGTINFRGEDPDRMTELLKHYEEEDFYV, encoded by the coding sequence ATGGCTAAATGTTTCGCATTGATCGGCTGGAGTTTGCCCGTAATAGAAAGTATGCAAAAAACCGGAAGGCCTTTCGTCGTAGTTTCTTTTCCAGATTTTGAGCCTTATGCAGCTGAAAATAATATTCCTTTTGTTTCCTATCAATTGGACGAATGGAGTGATACCTCCAATTCCATCAACCTATATGAAAAACTGAAAGCTTTTGATGCAGATGTAGCAGTTCCTTTATATGAGGAGACTGTGGAATGGGCAGGAGCTTTAAATTCCATTTATAGAGGAGATCCACGTGTTTTGAATAGAGCATTTTTATTCAGAAATAAGGCTATGATGAAGCGGAAAGCTTTAATCGGTGGTTTACGTGTAGGTCTATTTGAGGAAGTTTATAACAAAGAGGGTGTTAAAGCCTTTATGAAACGACTTAACCAAGCAAACCTTCAGCTAGATGGAGAAGAAGATAGCTGGGTACATATCAAGCCCTTTGCCTCAGCGGGAACTGTAGGTCATAGGTTATTACGCTCAATGAGTGATGTAGATGAAAAATGTGAAGAGGGAGATTTCCCTTGCTTGGCGGAGAGTCATTTACCAGGTAGAGAGTTTTCCTGTGAAGCCTTCATTAACAAAGGAAAAATAAGGTTCCTGAACATAACAGAGTACGTGAAATTGGGTTATTCTAATTTTATTCCAGAAGGTAGATATTTGGAAAGCAAGCGAGACCTTATCCATAAGGAAGTTCAAAAGATGGTGGACATCTTCGGAATTGAATATGGAATGGTACACCCAGAGTGGTTTTTGACTGAAAATGATGAGCTGAATTTTGGTGAAACAGCCTGTAGAATTCCTGGAGGGCATATTCTAGAGCTTTGCTCAAAATCCTATGAGTTTGATGCGCTAGCAGCATTTGTGATATGCCATGACCCAAATATCACAGAAGAAGAGCTAGATGAAATCTTCCCAGCAAAAGATTTTAAGCCAAAAAACTATCATGGAAACGTGATGATTTACCCAAGGAAACGTCAATTCTCTAAATTGGAAATTCCTGAAAGCCTAAATGAAGAACCCTATTTTGTAGAACATACACTTGTGGCACCTCTAGAAGGACAAAAGTTAAGTTCAGACCGGGATGGTTTTGGTAATCACTTTGGAACGATCAATTTCCGAGGAGAAGATCCAGACCGGATGACCGAGCTGCTGAAGCATTATGAAGAGGAAGATTTTTACGTATAA